The following are encoded together in the uncultured Draconibacterium sp. genome:
- a CDS encoding acylphosphatase, whose amino-acid sequence MVQYEIKVTGRVQGVGFRYYTQKQAKLFELKGWVKNTVDNGVLVMVQGEETVIKTFIDYLWIGPTLSQVRNITQVKMQVVEEFADFQVRY is encoded by the coding sequence ATGGTGCAGTACGAAATAAAAGTAACAGGGCGAGTTCAAGGGGTTGGATTTCGGTATTATACGCAAAAACAAGCAAAGCTTTTTGAGCTAAAAGGCTGGGTTAAAAACACAGTCGACAATGGTGTATTGGTAATGGTTCAGGGCGAGGAAACTGTGATTAAAACTTTTATTGACTACTTGTGGATTGGCCCTACACTTTCGCAAGTCAGAAACATTACCCAGGTAAAAATGCAGGTAGTGGAAGAATTTGCAGATTTTCAGGTTCGGTACTAG
- a CDS encoding pyridoxal-dependent decarboxylase has translation MESKNYHMTPAQFREEGKKIIDWIADYYENIEKYPVLSQVKPGQIKDSLPKSAPKKSESMDEMMRDLDEKIMPGITHWQSPNFFAYFNSNTSFPSILGDLVSSGLGVQGMIWATSPAATEVETRVLDWLAEMMDMPESFKSTSTGGGVIQDTASTAALTALIAARERATKFQSNNKGIEHKLVAYISTQTHSSVEKGIKIAGIGKDNLRLIDVDENFSMRPDLLEKQIQQDKEDGLHPFFVCGTVGTTSSTAVDPIKEIGEICKRQNCWYHIDAASFGTAMVCPEFRHFIDGVELADSYSFNPHKWMFTNFDCNVFWVARREELINTFSILPEYLRNKATESGEVFDYRDWHIQLGRRFRSLKLWFVIRHYGVEGLQHHIREHVKLAQDFKSWVAESNNFVVVVEPLLNLVCFRHTAGDDFNMRLMNNINDTGKMYFTHTKLNGQVVLRMNIGQTHIEEKHVKSAWKIIQKTAEEISEN, from the coding sequence TTGGAAAGTAAAAACTACCACATGACTCCCGCGCAATTTCGCGAGGAGGGAAAAAAAATTATCGACTGGATTGCCGATTATTACGAGAACATTGAGAAGTACCCTGTTTTGTCGCAGGTTAAACCTGGTCAAATAAAAGATTCATTGCCAAAATCAGCACCGAAAAAGTCTGAATCGATGGACGAAATGATGCGGGATTTGGATGAAAAAATTATGCCGGGAATTACACACTGGCAATCTCCTAATTTCTTTGCATATTTTAATTCAAATACATCATTCCCATCTATTTTGGGCGATTTGGTTTCGTCGGGACTAGGGGTGCAGGGAATGATTTGGGCAACCAGCCCGGCTGCAACAGAAGTTGAAACCCGCGTACTCGATTGGCTGGCAGAAATGATGGACATGCCCGAAAGTTTCAAATCAACTTCAACCGGAGGTGGCGTAATTCAGGATACAGCTTCAACAGCAGCTTTAACTGCTTTAATTGCTGCGCGCGAACGGGCAACAAAGTTTCAATCGAATAACAAAGGTATTGAACACAAGCTAGTGGCTTACATTTCTACTCAAACACATTCGTCGGTTGAAAAAGGAATAAAGATTGCAGGTATTGGAAAAGACAATTTGCGCTTAATCGATGTGGACGAGAATTTTTCCATGCGTCCTGACTTGCTTGAGAAACAAATTCAACAAGACAAAGAAGATGGCCTACACCCGTTTTTTGTATGCGGTACAGTTGGAACTACTTCGTCAACTGCAGTTGATCCGATAAAAGAAATAGGAGAAATTTGTAAACGGCAGAACTGCTGGTACCACATTGATGCCGCCTCATTTGGCACAGCTATGGTTTGTCCTGAGTTCAGACATTTTATTGATGGAGTGGAGCTTGCCGATAGTTACAGTTTTAATCCTCATAAATGGATGTTTACCAATTTTGATTGCAATGTTTTTTGGGTGGCCAGGCGCGAAGAATTGATCAATACTTTTTCTATTCTGCCGGAATATCTACGAAACAAAGCCACCGAATCGGGCGAAGTGTTTGATTACCGCGACTGGCACATTCAATTGGGACGGCGCTTTCGTTCGTTAAAACTATGGTTTGTTATTCGTCATTATGGAGTGGAAGGCCTGCAGCACCACATTCGCGAACACGTAAAACTGGCGCAGGATTTTAAAAGCTGGGTAGCCGAATCAAACAACTTTGTAGTAGTTGTTGAACCGCTCTTAAATCTGGTTTGTTTCCGACACACTGCGGGCGACGATTTTAATATGAGACTAATGAACAACATAAACGATACCGGTAAAATGTATTTCACTCACACAAAATTGAATGGGCAAGTAGTGTTACGTATGAATATCGGTCAAACGCACATTGAAGAAAAGCATGTAAAATCGGCCTGGAAAATCATTCAAAAAACAGCGGAAGAAATTAGTGAAAACTGA